CTTTCGACCTGAATGCTTTCTTCCCCGGGAGATGTACCAGGGACGCGGGGACCTGGTGCAACTTCGTTTCCTGGTCAAGCGGATCGAGGAACTGGGATCGGATCGGCTTGTATATGGCAACCTCGAGGAGCGATTCAACTGCGCCCACGTGATTGCCAGTCTACCTACCAGTTTTACTCACTACTCCGTGCTAACCGGCGCTACTTACCACTTCGCCGTGCCCAACGGAAACGTGAAATTCTTCAGCAAACAGACGGGACTTCGCACGAATGCTCTACCGATTTAAGGAGGTGGAATGGCCACTGGCGGCAGACGAGCAGGAGAAGCGGCCTTGGGCGGGAACAGCCGCCTAAGCCTGCTGGTGGATAACGAAAAGATACTCGGCTTCCTGATGATCGCACCGGCGGTGGCCTACGTCTTGGCCCTGGTCGGCTATCCCCTGGTGCTGGCCTTTATTTATTCACTCAGCGACATGACGGTGGGCAGTACGCACTTCAACTTCGTCGGCTTGAAGAATATCAAATACATTATACAGGACCCCGAATTCCAGACGGCCGTCAAAAACACGCTTCTGTTTACGTTCGTTTCCCAGCTCATCGTAATCGTTCTGGCCAAAATCTTGGCGCTGCTTCTGGTGAAGGATTTCAAGGGAAAGTTTTTCGTTCGCGCCCTTATCCTCATGCCTTATGTGGCCCCGATTTCCCTTGGGGTGATCGGTTGGTTGTGGATGCTGGACTCGATCTACAGCCCCATCAATTGGCTACTCCAGCACACGGGGCTTTTTGGTCCCGACTTCTGGCCCATGTGGTTGGGGAAACCGGACCTGGCCATGACCTCCATCATAACGGTTCACGTGTGGCGTATGCTGCCTCTGGCCACGGTCATTATCCTGGCCGGACTCTGTTCCATCCCCCAGGATATCCAGGACGCGGCCCTCGTTGACGGAGCAGGCTATTTTCGGCAGCTGTTTCAGATCACCATACCCATGATGCTTCCCATCATCATGGTGGCCGTACTGTTCGGGATCGTATTTACGGCAACGGACATCATTATCATTCTGGTGCTGACAAGGGGGGGACCCTACGATTCAACACAGGTTCTGGTCAGCCAGGCCTTTTATACGGGTATCGATGCGGGCGACTTGGCCCAGGGAGCGGCCATTGCTCTGTTTCTCTTTCCACTTCTTCTGGCCGTTGCCATATTCATGCTGCGGATAGCGCGAAGAGCGGAGGTTGCCTGATATGAACACAAAAACTGATCTTCTCAAAGAAATCGTCAAGAATATCACACACTACGTTGTTTTGGGGGTTTTCGCGCTCTTCGCCAGCCTGCCCTTCCTGTGGATGCTGATTACCACCTTCAAGACGGACGCCGATCTCTACAACCGCGCCAATAATCCTTTCTTTTTCAACCAAGCGCCCACGCTGGCGCATATCGAGCACCTGTTTACCGAAACGATGTTTTTTCAGTGGCTGCTGAACACGGCCATTGTGGGCATAAGCGTGGTTGCCATTACTCTGGCATTGGCCATTCCGGCCGGATACAGTCTCGTGCGTCTCGGAGGTCGAACAGGGGAAAAACTCGGCATCGTGATATTTCTCACCTACCTGGTTGCTCCGACCATCCTGTTCATCCCCATGTCGCGCGTGATTGCGGAACTGGGTCTGCAGGATTCGCTCTGGTCCCTCATACTGGTATTCCCCTCCTTCACCATACCGTTCGCCATATGGCTTCTTATGGGTTTTTTCAAAGCCATTCCGCAGGATCTCGAGGAAGCCGCCATGATTGACGGCTACAGTCGACTGGGTGCTTTCATCCGGATGGTCATCCCGATTTCGAAATCGGGAATACTGACGGTGGTCATTTTTAGTTTTACTCTCGTGGTGCAGGAATACATCTACACCCTGACCTTCGTTACGTCCGCCTCCAGATACACGGTGAGCGTCGGCGTGCCGACGTTTCTGGTGCATGGGGACGTGTATAATTGGGGTGCGCTCATGGGAGGGTGTCTCATTGCCTCCCTACCCATCGCCATTGTCTACAATTTCTTTGTGGACCGGTTTATAGGCGGACTGACTCTCGGGGCCGTGAAGGGGTGAACAGTCGCTGCGGATCAAAGACGGCCCGATCCGACTGGACGGCAATCAGGCAGCCTCGGATGAGCCCGGCCTGGAACAGTTCGGCGGCCGCGTCCATTCCCGCCTGGAGTGCGACGCGCCTGGCAGTGGGGGATAAGTTACCCACATAAGACACTACGGGTTTGTCTTTCAGGTCGCTGCGGGGATCCAGCTCACATGCCGGATGCCGCACCACTTCGGAGGATTCCGCGTATACTGCGTTGGCCAGGGCGGTCGCTGCCGCATCGGCCAGGCCGGCGGTAACGGTCCATACGGTGACCAGGTCCGCCAGGCCGAGGGAATGGCTGCGCCCCTGCCAGCCGCTCGAGGCCACACCCCCGACGCCATCCCCGGACGGCACGCGGAGCCTGCCCAGAATCGGCTCATCCGCAAGGCTTCCGAACCTGCGTATCTGCTTGATACCCACCCGGGCCTGTTCACCCGCTTTGAGACGTAACGCGATGTCTCCTCCATTATTGACGATCACCCTGTCCGCGCCCAGCTCCCACGCCCGATCCGCCACCTCGTCGGCCACGGCGCCGGCCACGGAAGCCAGGGGCGTGAGTTCCCGTCCCACAACGGCAGCCGCATCTCTCGCCCTGGCAACTACTCTTGGGAGGGGCCGATCCCGAGGAAGCTCGACAACCGGTTTCTTCAGGTATTCCTGGAAATCCGCCAGCGTGGACAGGCAACCCAAGGCCGTTCGAGCGGACCTTGCGGCGATGACCGGTCGGGGAACCCCTCCTTCCCATGCCGATATGCTCAACGTCATGGGGCCCCAGTCCACCAGAACAAGGTCTTCTCTCAGGACCCGGATCGGTTCCAAGGCACGGGCTCCTGTGTACGGAATGGTTTGATGGCCTCGACGTGTCCTCCCATCTTCGCGTAATCGCTGCGCCGCATGGTGTATTCGATGGGAGCCACCGTCGCCGGGGTGGGCACCCACGAAAAGGCGCCGGGTTTAACCCGCTCGACATCAACGTAAAACGTGATCCCGCCTCCCGGCAGCACGAATACCGGCGCGCCCCCGCAAGTAAGGTTGGCGAGAGCCGAATGCACGGCAAGGGTCAGACGTAAGGGATAGCGGACCACGCCTGCTCGGGCCGAGCCGCCCACCCCACCCACATAGACCGCCGACACTCGAGAGTCCTGGCAGGATTCGGCGATGGCGGCCACAGCCTCTTCGGCCGCCGGGGTAAGCTCCACGGGTTCGAACACACCTTCATCGCTGAGCACGTATAGGGCGGCTTGTCGGCCCGTGGTTTCCGTAATCAGCAATGTGGCGCCGGGCCTGGTGATTGAAGTGTCCACCGATTGGACTACATCCAGGGGATCGGAAAGGCCTGTGCCGCCCCAACCACGCCCGGTGGCGCCGAAATAGCGGCCGGGGGTGGATACGGGGAACGTCAGTTTAAGGCCTGAAGGTGCAACCCCCAGACATCGACCCGCAGCGTGGTGAGTAAACAACGAAGTGATGTGGTGGTCCAGCACAATGACTTCGTCCGCGGCCTTTTCCAGGAACGTCCCAAAAAGACCCGCCGTGGCGGATCCGCATCCGACGCGCATCTTTTCGGCCGTCCGGCCGTCGATTACCGGTGGCTTGCCCACCTGCACTTTCATCTTGGCTCCGTTTTTCACGGATAGCTCCACCGCCTCGCGGTTGGCAATGGCCGCCACGGCGCGGGCGGCGGCGAACCCGCTTTTTCCGGTGAGCCGGTTCACACCGCCGATGGCCAGAATCTTGGACCCGTACTCTTCGGTCTCCACCATTCCCACGACTCGCCCGTCGAAGCGTACATCAGCGCCTTCTTTTCCTACATCGAGGTCCGTGTCGATTTTGAGTTTGATTCCGGAATAGCTCAACGGAGCTTCCGTGACCACGGTAACCACGTCAACGCCGTCACGTTCATCGCTGACGATGTAGGGAGCAGGCACGTAATCCGGGTAGGTTCCGCCGGCTCCTATGGCTGTCAACAGCGGCCTGCGGATGATTCTCTCCGTTTCGACGCCCACCACGTCAATGACTTCGTCGAAGGTGAGCAA
The sequence above is a segment of the Deltaproteobacteria bacterium genome. Coding sequences within it:
- a CDS encoding UPF0280 family protein, producing MEPIRVLREDLVLVDWGPMTLSISAWEGGVPRPVIAARSARTALGCLSTLADFQEYLKKPVVELPRDRPLPRVVARARDAAAVVGRELTPLASVAGAVADEVADRAWELGADRVIVNNGGDIALRLKAGEQARVGIKQIRRFGSLADEPILGRLRVPSGDGVGGVASSGWQGRSHSLGLADLVTVWTVTAGLADAAATALANAVYAESSEVVRHPACELDPRSDLKDKPVVSYVGNLSPTARRVALQAGMDAAAELFQAGLIRGCLIAVQSDRAVFDPQRLFTPSRPRESVRL
- a CDS encoding carbohydrate ABC transporter permease, which produces MNTKTDLLKEIVKNITHYVVLGVFALFASLPFLWMLITTFKTDADLYNRANNPFFFNQAPTLAHIEHLFTETMFFQWLLNTAIVGISVVAITLALAIPAGYSLVRLGGRTGEKLGIVIFLTYLVAPTILFIPMSRVIAELGLQDSLWSLILVFPSFTIPFAIWLLMGFFKAIPQDLEEAAMIDGYSRLGAFIRMVIPISKSGILTVVIFSFTLVVQEYIYTLTFVTSASRYTVSVGVPTFLVHGDVYNWGALMGGCLIASLPIAIVYNFFVDRFIGGLTLGAVKG
- a CDS encoding 4Fe-4S dicluster domain-containing protein, translating into MKIDAERCNGCGLCVRDCPMEAVAVVAKKAVIGETCVQCRTCLKVCPRQAVEELALSVEGEVVCNVCPVNCRIPEGLTGACHRFTNRSGELKRNRPLLTFDEVIDVVGVETERIIRRPLLTAIGAGGTYPDYVPAPYIVSDERDGVDVVTVVTEAPLSYSGIKLKIDTDLDVGKEGADVRFDGRVVGMVETEEYGSKILAIGGVNRLTGKSGFAAARAVAAIANREAVELSVKNGAKMKVQVGKPPVIDGRTAEKMRVGCGSATAGLFGTFLEKAADEVIVLDHHITSLFTHHAAGRCLGVAPSGLKLTFPVSTPGRYFGATGRGWGGTGLSDPLDVVQSVDTSITRPGATLLITETTGRQAALYVLSDEGVFEPVELTPAAEEAVAAIAESCQDSRVSAVYVGGVGGSARAGVVRYPLRLTLAVHSALANLTCGGAPVFVLPGGGITFYVDVERVKPGAFSWVPTPATVAPIEYTMRRSDYAKMGGHVEAIKPFRTQEPVPWNRSGS
- a CDS encoding sugar ABC transporter permease codes for the protein MATGGRRAGEAALGGNSRLSLLVDNEKILGFLMIAPAVAYVLALVGYPLVLAFIYSLSDMTVGSTHFNFVGLKNIKYIIQDPEFQTAVKNTLLFTFVSQLIVIVLAKILALLLVKDFKGKFFVRALILMPYVAPISLGVIGWLWMLDSIYSPINWLLQHTGLFGPDFWPMWLGKPDLAMTSIITVHVWRMLPLATVIILAGLCSIPQDIQDAALVDGAGYFRQLFQITIPMMLPIIMVAVLFGIVFTATDIIIILVLTRGGPYDSTQVLVSQAFYTGIDAGDLAQGAAIALFLFPLLLAVAIFMLRIARRAEVA